From Anaerohalosphaera lusitana, one genomic window encodes:
- a CDS encoding Gfo/Idh/MocA family oxidoreductase: MTKLRTAVVGAGKMGGIHAKVYDNLDNAELVAVVDTDKERADKLAAQYGCPAFTDPAAIIGKVDAVTISAPTIYHRDLAKLYLENKIPVLIEKPLAASVEEGREIVELAKQNNVIVAVGHSERCNPVAQAMKRLDIDAKFIEANRISPYPFRSTDIGVVLDVMIHDIDIILSLANSKLKSVQAVGVNVIADHEDICNARLLFENGCVANITASRLALKTERKVRVFSRQAYLSLDYFKKEGIVIQTDPNVDVVEWIKKNQADDFDFSDVNWPDLLHIEQLEIDSREPLRVEQESFLKAIADDSASPEVSGEEGLAAIECAHSILDAIKQHKWD, encoded by the coding sequence ATGACTAAACTCCGTACAGCCGTGGTAGGCGCCGGCAAAATGGGCGGCATTCACGCAAAGGTCTACGATAATCTCGACAACGCAGAACTCGTCGCCGTCGTCGACACCGACAAGGAACGCGCCGACAAACTCGCCGCTCAGTACGGCTGCCCGGCCTTTACCGACCCCGCAGCCATCATCGGCAAAGTCGACGCGGTCACCATCTCTGCGCCCACGATCTACCACCGCGACCTTGCAAAGCTCTACCTCGAGAACAAGATCCCCGTGCTCATCGAAAAACCCCTCGCCGCCAGCGTCGAAGAAGGCCGCGAGATCGTCGAGCTCGCAAAACAGAACAACGTCATCGTCGCAGTAGGCCACTCCGAACGCTGCAACCCCGTCGCGCAGGCAATGAAACGCCTCGACATCGATGCAAAGTTCATCGAGGCAAACCGCATCAGCCCATATCCCTTCCGCTCCACCGACATCGGCGTTGTGCTAGACGTGATGATCCACGACATCGATATCATCCTCTCGCTCGCAAACAGCAAGCTCAAGTCCGTCCAGGCCGTCGGTGTAAACGTCATCGCCGACCACGAGGACATCTGCAACGCACGCCTGCTCTTCGAGAACGGCTGCGTCGCGAATATCACCGCCTCGCGTCTCGCCCTCAAGACCGAACGCAAGGTCCGCGTCTTTTCGCGCCAGGCCTACCTCAGCCTCGACTACTTCAAGAAGGAAGGCATCGTAATCCAGACCGACCCCAACGTCGACGTAGTCGAATGGATCAAAAAGAATCAGGCCGACGACTTCGACTTTTCCGACGTCAACTGGCCCGACCTTCTGCACATCGAACAGCTTGAGATCGACAGCCGCGAACCCCTCCGTGTTGAACAGGAATCGTTCCTAAAAGCCATCGCCGACGACTCAGCCTCACCAGAAGTCTCAGGCGAAGAGGGCCTCGCTGCAATTGAATGCGCCCACAGCATCCTCGACGCAATAAAACAACACAAGTGGGACTAA
- the lpxD gene encoding UDP-3-O-(3-hydroxymyristoyl)glucosamine N-acyltransferase — protein sequence MQSTTISISELAEKLNARLIGEGTLDVGKVNTLDAAGPTDVTFLTAEKFAEKALSTKAAAIITAAELKTSAPAQLIVDEPQAALIKALYIFAPRLEVTPGVHKTAVIDDSAQLGDNVSIGPNAVIGKNVVIGENTIIGPGCTIEEGTAIGSNSRLGPSVTIYHSCKIGDNCTIKANSTIGGTGYGYYFLDGQHRLVPHNGSVVIEDCVDIGSNTCIDRAKFGNTIVGAGTKIDNMVQIAHNCEIGRCCLIAGCTGIAGSVKIRDGAVLGGQTGVVDNVTIGPGAMLGAKTMAISDLEGGKSYFGSPAEDARASLKQTAAVKKLPEIIKQFKKLAKRVDKLESSKDN from the coding sequence ATGCAGTCAACGACGATCTCGATATCGGAATTGGCCGAAAAGCTCAATGCAAGGCTTATCGGCGAAGGCACTCTGGACGTAGGTAAAGTCAACACCCTCGATGCTGCAGGCCCTACTGACGTGACCTTCCTCACCGCTGAGAAATTCGCAGAAAAGGCGCTCAGTACCAAAGCTGCTGCAATCATAACAGCAGCCGAGCTCAAAACCTCTGCGCCCGCCCAGCTTATCGTCGACGAACCCCAGGCGGCGCTGATAAAGGCTTTGTACATTTTTGCACCAAGGCTTGAAGTAACTCCGGGCGTCCACAAAACAGCGGTCATTGACGATTCCGCTCAACTGGGCGACAATGTTTCCATAGGCCCAAATGCTGTAATCGGCAAAAATGTCGTCATAGGCGAAAATACTATCATAGGCCCGGGCTGCACCATCGAAGAAGGTACAGCCATCGGCTCCAACTCTCGTCTCGGCCCAAGTGTTACGATCTATCACAGCTGCAAAATCGGCGATAACTGCACCATAAAGGCCAATTCCACCATCGGTGGCACCGGTTACGGCTATTACTTCCTGGATGGACAGCACCGCCTCGTCCCGCATAACGGATCGGTCGTCATCGAAGACTGCGTCGATATCGGTTCGAACACATGTATTGACAGAGCGAAATTTGGCAATACCATAGTAGGAGCAGGTACGAAAATAGATAATATGGTTCAGATTGCCCATAATTGCGAGATTGGACGCTGCTGCCTCATCGCCGGCTGCACTGGAATCGCCGGTTCCGTAAAGATCCGTGATGGAGCGGTACTGGGAGGCCAGACAGGGGTTGTTGACAATGTCACGATCGGCCCCGGTGCGATGCTAGGTGCAAAGACGATGGCGATATCCGATCTCGAAGGCGGAAAAAGCTATTTCGGCAGTCCTGCCGAAGATGCAAGGGCGTCCTTGAAACAGACAGCGGCCGTCAAAAAGCTGCCCGAGATTATCAAGCAGTTTAAAAAACTGGCGAAACGAGTCGATAAGCTTGAAAGCTCAAAAGACAATTAA
- the lpxC gene encoding UDP-3-O-acyl-N-acetylglucosamine deacetylase, producing the protein MKAQKTIKSEIKLSGKGLFSGKDVKLVFKPAEPDTGIVFVRTDFEQPIKVPVAAANITEVQRRSALKKGPATIETPEHCLAAINAMGIDNITIEIDSVELPGFDGSSDEFYKTLRKVGVEDQPEAPSREFVIKEPVSVIDGDTSIHAVPSEEPGLSITYDLDYTQHTGIGRQLYSCNLNTDHFERELANARTFCLEAEARQMQAHGIGTHLTPKDILVINSDGPIKNNYRYPNECVRHKIVDLIGDLAFVGRPVSGRIVAYKSGHAVNQKLAKKLAKLARETEKAAASERAVLNIRKIQRILPHRYPFLLVDKVIDIEGDSKITGIKNVTINEQFFQGHFPGTPVMPGVLIVEALAQVSGLLFAQKLEHTGKLAVLLTMDAVKIRKSVVPGDQLILCAQANRVRGRSAKCDCVAKVGDEVVAEAVLKFMLVDEDIM; encoded by the coding sequence TTGAAAGCTCAAAAGACAATTAAAAGCGAAATAAAGCTCTCCGGCAAAGGGCTCTTCAGCGGAAAAGACGTAAAACTCGTCTTCAAGCCCGCCGAACCCGATACCGGCATTGTCTTCGTGCGCACAGATTTCGAGCAGCCTATTAAGGTCCCTGTCGCCGCTGCCAACATCACCGAGGTACAGCGCCGTTCGGCACTTAAAAAAGGCCCCGCTACGATCGAGACCCCCGAACACTGTCTTGCTGCCATAAACGCAATGGGCATCGACAACATAACCATCGAGATCGACTCCGTGGAACTACCCGGCTTCGACGGCAGCAGCGATGAATTCTACAAGACCCTGCGAAAAGTTGGCGTAGAGGATCAGCCCGAGGCCCCGTCACGCGAATTCGTCATAAAAGAACCTGTCAGCGTCATCGACGGCGACACCTCCATCCACGCCGTCCCGTCCGAAGAGCCCGGCCTGAGCATCACATACGATCTCGACTATACACAGCACACCGGCATCGGCCGCCAGCTCTATAGCTGCAATCTCAACACCGACCACTTCGAACGCGAACTCGCCAACGCCCGCACCTTCTGTCTTGAAGCCGAAGCGAGACAGATGCAGGCCCACGGCATCGGAACGCATCTCACGCCCAAAGACATACTCGTGATAAACTCCGACGGCCCGATCAAAAACAACTACCGCTATCCAAACGAATGCGTCCGCCACAAGATCGTCGACCTGATTGGCGACCTCGCCTTCGTGGGCAGACCGGTCTCCGGACGCATCGTAGCATACAAGTCCGGCCACGCAGTAAACCAGAAGCTCGCCAAAAAGCTCGCAAAACTCGCACGCGAAACCGAAAAGGCCGCAGCTTCCGAACGTGCCGTACTCAATATTCGAAAGATCCAGCGGATCCTTCCGCATCGCTATCCCTTCCTGCTCGTCGACAAAGTCATCGACATCGAAGGCGACAGCAAAATAACCGGAATAAAAAACGTAACCATAAACGAGCAGTTCTTCCAGGGCCATTTCCCCGGAACACCCGTCATGCCCGGCGTACTCATCGTTGAGGCACTCGCACAGGTCTCCGGCCTGCTGTTCGCACAGAAACTCGAGCATACCGGTAAACTCGCCGTCCTGCTGACAATGGACGCCGTCAAGATCCGAAAGTCCGTAGTCCCGGGCGACCAGCTCATACTCTGTGCACAGGCAAACCGTGTCCGCGGCAGAAGCGCAAAATGTGACTGCGTCGCAAAAGTCGGCGACGAAGTGGTCGCAGAAGCCGTGCTCAAGTTTATGCTCGTCGACGAAGATATAATGTAA
- the lpxA gene encoding acyl-ACP--UDP-N-acetylglucosamine O-acyltransferase, giving the protein MGNNIHPTAVIEDSARLGDNVTVGPNCYIDKDAVIGDNTVMDANVIIGKSVKLGSGNTLFANSVVGRPPQLLGWTEEQKVGQLEIGDNNTIRENVTIHPSMHPGELTKIGSDNLIMVGVHIGHDCILEDKIVVSNYTQISGHCKVETGVWLSGIVAVHQFVTLGKWCYAAGLSGINHDIPPFVIVSGHYPNEVRSINKRGLKRAGYDDQTKESIMGAFKKIYKSNGIFIDRVKELAKESDLDPNVRYMVEFIIRSQEHRFGRYLESFRG; this is encoded by the coding sequence ATGGGTAATAACATACACCCAACTGCAGTCATAGAAGATTCCGCCAGGCTTGGCGACAACGTAACCGTCGGCCCCAACTGCTACATCGACAAAGACGCCGTCATCGGTGACAACACCGTCATGGATGCGAACGTCATCATTGGAAAAAGCGTCAAGCTCGGCTCCGGCAACACTCTCTTCGCAAACAGTGTCGTCGGCAGGCCTCCCCAACTTCTCGGCTGGACCGAGGAACAGAAAGTAGGTCAGCTCGAGATCGGTGACAACAACACTATCCGAGAAAACGTCACCATCCATCCCAGCATGCACCCCGGCGAACTGACGAAGATCGGCTCCGACAACCTCATCATGGTCGGCGTGCACATCGGACACGACTGCATCCTCGAAGACAAGATCGTCGTCAGCAACTACACGCAGATCAGCGGCCACTGCAAAGTCGAAACAGGCGTCTGGCTCAGCGGCATAGTCGCCGTACACCAGTTCGTCACCCTCGGCAAATGGTGCTACGCAGCAGGTCTCTCGGGCATCAACCACGACATCCCGCCTTTCGTCATCGTCTCCGGCCACTACCCCAATGAGGTCCGCTCCATCAACAAACGCGGCCTCAAACGCGCAGGCTACGACGACCAGACAAAAGAAAGCATCATGGGCGCCTTCAAGAAGATCTACAAGTCAAACGGCATCTTCATCGACCGTGTAAAAGAACTCGCCAAGGAATCCGACCTGGACCCGAACGTCCGCTACATGGTCGAGTTCATTATCCGCAGCCAGGAGCACCGCTTCGGCCGCTATCTCGAATCGTTCAGAGGCTAA
- a CDS encoding OmpH family outer membrane protein: protein MKSTKLVSLVVIAAVAITVTGFQAGFAEAKKKFEPAKIGIVSVRTVLDESKSNEQWEQKINQQSKEVTEELKRLQAEAESLKQQTLALKPGTEDYAEKKRQFAEKQAILKAKDNYYQEEFGNMQKEWAEEFYQEILEAVQQAAENNNLDIVLAREDVDLPAPSARELMLTIKTTKVLYNSDHLDITDQVLAIVDAGK from the coding sequence ATGAAATCAACTAAACTCGTTTCGCTCGTAGTGATCGCCGCGGTCGCCATAACTGTAACTGGTTTCCAGGCCGGATTCGCCGAAGCCAAAAAGAAATTTGAACCTGCAAAAATCGGCATCGTCAGCGTCAGAACGGTTCTCGACGAAAGCAAGAGCAACGAACAGTGGGAACAGAAGATAAATCAGCAGTCCAAAGAGGTCACCGAAGAACTCAAACGCCTCCAGGCCGAAGCTGAATCACTCAAACAGCAGACACTGGCTCTCAAGCCCGGCACCGAAGACTATGCCGAAAAGAAACGCCAGTTCGCCGAGAAGCAGGCCATCCTCAAGGCAAAAGACAATTATTACCAGGAAGAGTTCGGCAACATGCAAAAAGAATGGGCCGAAGAGTTCTACCAGGAGATCCTAGAAGCCGTGCAGCAGGCCGCTGAAAACAACAATCTCGATATTGTACTTGCTCGTGAAGATGTGGATCTGCCCGCACCAAGTGCACGCGAACTCATGCTGACCATCAAAACAACCAAGGTGCTTTACAACAGCGACCACCTCGATATAACCGACCAGGTGCTCGCTATCGTCGATGCAGGCAAATAG
- the bamA gene encoding outer membrane protein assembly factor BamA yields MTFRKEDFTRAGLLLLAMMVFAYPAFAAEQEDVNLQGKRIAAIKIEGNVTLTRAQVLAKVRARAGETFDRSTAAEDARRIAEVDGVEYSYYNASPQDGQVLLTYVVVEKNLVRALEFPGSDKISENRLSAELAFKQGDYLDLFLVNNGRQAIEDLYHKRGYVFTEITVDREKLEVGQVFYKIEEGPRVKVKEVNFVGNEALTDKELDKGIKTRTRALMLWPVYYKEDVAEEDVAKLTAAYQDRGYLDVQVTKSVEFSENRKKAYVTFTIDEGPKYTVGEVSITGNEYFTDAELQTENLKLMPGQSYSEERSDFDARKIQYHYREIGFINATVDQKRSFGDGGTVDVEFQVTEGDRFRIGKVNISGNEAVKGKVIRRILDEEEFTPGKWYDADAARGNGQGQLENTVKRLALTESTFIQPTGDAADHRDANVNVVESRTGSIMFGAGVASNTGLIGQVTLDQRNFDLFDYPDSFSEFITGQAFKGAGQRFKASFLPGTEESSFSVTFTEPYLYDKPLALDFAASGFTRVQEAYDENRLKGYIGLEKRYADDWRRGIAFRVENISVDDLEPDAPVEIRDVKGDNGLLGVKAFIRKDTTDNRFLPTSGYHFDAGYEQVGGDHNFGIVSATQRWYKTLHEDLAERKTVLETKIKAGAIVGDAPPFERFYAGGTGSLRGFEYRGVSPRGLQTNVANPEYEDPIGSDWLLIGSAEVAVPLTSDVFSWLFFVDTGAVETGGVRASVGTGLQILLPQWFGPVPMRFELAAPLAKDETDDTQAFSFSVGALF; encoded by the coding sequence ATGACTTTTCGGAAAGAGGATTTCACCAGAGCCGGACTACTCCTTTTGGCCATGATGGTTTTTGCGTATCCCGCATTTGCCGCCGAACAGGAAGACGTTAATCTGCAGGGCAAAAGGATTGCCGCAATAAAGATCGAGGGCAATGTAACGCTCACACGCGCCCAGGTTCTTGCAAAAGTCCGCGCACGCGCAGGCGAAACATTCGATCGTTCCACCGCTGCCGAAGACGCACGTCGTATCGCTGAAGTTGACGGCGTCGAATACTCCTACTACAACGCATCACCGCAGGACGGCCAGGTGCTACTAACCTATGTGGTAGTTGAAAAGAACCTCGTCCGCGCACTCGAGTTCCCCGGCAGCGACAAGATCAGTGAAAACCGTCTCTCCGCCGAGCTCGCCTTCAAGCAGGGCGATTACCTCGACCTCTTCCTCGTGAACAACGGCAGGCAAGCCATCGAGGATCTTTACCATAAACGCGGCTACGTCTTCACCGAGATTACCGTAGACCGTGAGAAACTCGAAGTCGGCCAGGTCTTCTACAAGATCGAAGAGGGACCCCGTGTAAAGGTCAAAGAAGTCAATTTTGTGGGCAACGAAGCACTGACGGACAAAGAGCTGGACAAGGGCATAAAAACCAGAACCCGCGCCCTGATGCTCTGGCCCGTCTATTATAAGGAAGACGTTGCAGAAGAAGACGTCGCAAAACTGACCGCCGCATATCAGGACCGCGGCTACCTCGATGTCCAGGTCACCAAGTCTGTAGAGTTTTCCGAGAACAGAAAAAAAGCCTACGTCACATTCACTATAGACGAAGGCCCCAAATACACCGTCGGCGAGGTCAGCATCACCGGCAATGAATACTTCACCGATGCGGAACTGCAGACCGAGAACCTCAAGCTCATGCCGGGCCAGTCATACAGCGAAGAACGAAGCGATTTCGACGCGAGGAAAATACAGTACCACTACCGCGAGATAGGCTTCATCAACGCAACCGTTGATCAGAAGCGTTCATTCGGTGACGGCGGCACGGTCGATGTCGAGTTCCAGGTCACCGAGGGCGATCGTTTCCGCATAGGCAAGGTGAACATCTCAGGCAATGAAGCGGTCAAAGGCAAAGTGATCCGCCGCATTCTCGACGAAGAAGAATTCACACCAGGCAAATGGTACGACGCGGACGCCGCACGCGGCAACGGCCAGGGGCAGCTCGAAAACACAGTCAAACGGCTCGCCTTGACAGAATCGACCTTCATCCAGCCGACGGGCGACGCTGCCGACCATCGCGACGCTAATGTAAATGTCGTCGAATCCCGTACCGGCTCTATCATGTTTGGTGCAGGCGTAGCGTCCAACACGGGCCTCATCGGTCAGGTCACACTCGATCAGCGAAATTTTGACCTGTTCGACTATCCGGACAGCTTCAGCGAATTTATTACCGGCCAGGCATTCAAAGGCGCGGGTCAGCGTTTCAAGGCCTCCTTCCTGCCCGGTACCGAAGAAAGCTCCTTCTCCGTGACCTTCACGGAACCTTACCTTTACGATAAACCCCTGGCGCTCGATTTTGCGGCCAGCGGATTTACCCGTGTGCAGGAAGCCTATGACGAAAACCGCCTTAAGGGTTACATCGGCCTCGAAAAACGCTACGCCGACGACTGGCGCAGAGGCATAGCTTTCCGTGTCGAGAACATCAGCGTCGACGACCTCGAACCCGATGCACCGGTAGAGATACGCGATGTCAAGGGTGACAACGGCCTGCTGGGCGTAAAGGCGTTCATCCGCAAAGACACCACGGACAATCGCTTCCTGCCAACCAGCGGTTACCACTTCGACGCAGGCTATGAGCAGGTCGGCGGTGACCACAACTTCGGTATCGTAAGTGCGACACAGCGTTGGTACAAGACTCTCCACGAGGATCTCGCCGAAAGAAAAACCGTTCTCGAAACAAAGATCAAGGCCGGCGCCATTGTCGGCGACGCACCTCCTTTCGAACGTTTCTACGCAGGCGGTACAGGTTCGCTTCGCGGTTTCGAATACCGAGGCGTCAGCCCCCGCGGCCTGCAGACAAACGTAGCGAACCCCGAATACGAGGACCCGATCGGAAGTGACTGGCTCCTTATCGGTTCCGCTGAAGTCGCGGTCCCTCTTACCTCGGACGTGTTCTCCTGGCTATTCTTTGTCGACACCGGCGCAGTCGAAACCGGAGGCGTGCGTGCCTCGGTCGGTACCGGTCTGCAGATCCTGCTTCCACAGTGGTTCGGCCCGGTCCCGATGCGTTTTGAACTGGCCGCACCGTTGGCAAAAGACGAAACCGACGATACACAGGCCTTCAGCTTCTCCGTCGGAGCACTCTTCTAA